A window from Caldivirga sp. encodes these proteins:
- a CDS encoding ABC transporter substrate-binding protein, giving the protein MLVSKKSYIIMVVLVIAVAYSLSVAYAQQSSSPTYTLEVVAPWYYTLVTPWPAPWWNPWASGNLLYFAGTWSPLAAFNPTTNEFLPILAKSWEIFPQNRTIIVYLREGLYWFNGTATIPFTAWDVYAQFYITAKAFSGWSPWISPQNADKDIIVLNNYTIEFHLDRWSPTEWIWMLITWIETPWPVWKPIVEKLQTMNASQALAYSKNITEFVAPYWGLSPYYVSSVISNYIIVKLDPPSVLAAWDQVYPFHTWQYYPKLENFITFSSYSQLAGLMLAHKDFYVFGWAAPYSIDQTINKSGLYGFVIMPDISAFGFSLPMYYPFNIPAVRQAIAYVINRTAVILTWGPVGIVYLPYWILAP; this is encoded by the coding sequence ATGTTAGTTAGTAAAAAATCATATATAATAATGGTGGTGTTGGTAATAGCAGTAGCATATAGCCTTAGTGTGGCCTATGCGCAGCAATCGTCTAGTCCAACTTATACGCTTGAGGTTGTGGCACCATGGTACTATACCCTTGTTACGCCTTGGCCAGCACCATGGTGGAATCCATGGGCTTCAGGTAACTTACTATACTTCGCTGGAACATGGTCACCCTTAGCAGCCTTCAACCCAACTACTAATGAATTCCTACCCATATTGGCTAAGTCCTGGGAGATTTTTCCCCAAAATAGGACTATAATTGTGTATCTGCGTGAGGGCTTATATTGGTTCAATGGTACTGCAACAATACCATTCACTGCATGGGATGTGTATGCTCAATTCTACATTACCGCTAAGGCATTCAGTGGTTGGTCTCCTTGGATTAGCCCCCAGAATGCTGATAAGGACATTATAGTGTTGAATAATTATACGATTGAGTTCCATCTTGATCGTTGGTCACCCACGGAGTGGATATGGATGCTTATAACTTGGATTGAGACGCCATGGCCAGTATGGAAACCCATCGTTGAGAAGCTGCAAACCATGAATGCTTCACAAGCCTTGGCATATAGTAAAAACATCACTGAGTTTGTTGCTCCCTACTGGGGTCTTAGTCCATATTATGTATCTAGCGTTATATCGAACTACATCATAGTTAAGCTTGATCCACCAAGCGTGCTAGCTGCCTGGGATCAAGTTTACCCATTCCACACATGGCAGTATTACCCGAAGCTTGAGAACTTCATAACCTTCTCAAGCTACTCACAGTTAGCTGGCTTAATGCTGGCCCACAAGGACTTCTACGTATTCGGTTGGGCAGCCCCATACTCAATAGATCAAACAATTAATAAGTCTGGGCTATACGGCTTCGTAATAATGCCTGACATATCGGCCTTCGGCTTCTCATTACCTATGTACTACCCCTTCAATATTCCTGCTGTTAGGCAGGCTATCGCCTACGTCATAAATAGAACTGCCGTAATATTAACGTGGGGTCCAGTGGGCATAGTGTACTTGCCTTACTGGATCCTAGCCCCC
- a CDS encoding alpha/beta fold hydrolase, with product MRCVESPSVINLNDGWIFNIVDKPEDDGKHPAVIMFHGFTGTHIEAGRLYVDIARELCSGGFVVVRFDYRNHGDSSGPFEEFDIDNALNDAEFMVNHVLKLGFVDSSKIALLGLSMGGYITLKTYAKMQSVPRALILLSPAIDFSGLNRGITQGARGDYFYFGAYRLKLSNALKLANSNAMDVAELIKVPIMIIHSKDDSAVPYQQSVEFHDRVKFSDKTLILLDKSGHTFDDYEVRRDIIRRMATWLKVHLS from the coding sequence ATGAGGTGTGTTGAGTCTCCGTCGGTGATAAACCTTAACGATGGGTGGATCTTCAATATTGTGGATAAGCCTGAGGATGATGGTAAGCATCCTGCAGTAATCATGTTTCATGGCTTCACAGGGACACATATTGAGGCCGGTAGACTTTACGTAGATATTGCCAGGGAATTATGCAGTGGCGGCTTTGTGGTCGTTAGGTTTGATTATAGGAATCACGGTGATAGTTCAGGGCCATTTGAGGAATTCGACATAGATAATGCATTAAATGATGCAGAATTCATGGTTAACCATGTTCTTAAGCTTGGCTTTGTAGACTCAAGTAAGATAGCGTTATTGGGCTTAAGCATGGGTGGCTACATAACGTTAAAGACCTACGCTAAGATGCAGAGCGTACCCAGGGCGTTAATCCTCCTCTCACCAGCGATAGACTTCTCGGGGTTAAATAGGGGAATAACTCAGGGTGCCAGAGGTGACTACTTCTACTTCGGGGCCTATAGGCTTAAGTTAAGTAACGCTCTTAAACTGGCTAACTCCAACGCAATGGATGTAGCAGAGTTGATTAAGGTACCAATAATGATAATTCATTCTAAAGATGACTCAGCGGTACCCTACCAACAATCAGTGGAGTTCCACGATAGAGTTAAGTTTAGCGACAAAACATTAATCTTGCTTGATAAAAGTGGGCATACTTTTGATGACTATGAGGTTAGGAGGGACATAATAAGAAGAATGGCTACTTGGCTTAAGGTTCATTTAAGCTGA
- a CDS encoding NAD(P)/FAD-dependent oxidoreductase, which translates to MHDLIIVGSGPAGNTAALVASRLGIRALIIDKSRHPRAKPCGGGLTPKTIALSRLLGLDLSEVIEHECDEVVTVTQAGSFAMRFKEPMIRVSRRERLDEFMFNEAVNNGVEYVNDEVLKVKETQDKVEVIGRNSIYEAKWVIGADGAPSRVGRSIGITPKSSALALMNIASGELSINTGDACILDFTRIKWGYAWLFPLSHGYYDVGLGSALKGRYSDLLLNYIGELGLKPGRIMGHLIPYKPPTVVSVGRIMLTGDALGLADPVTGEGIFQAMLSGALAALSLRYSNPTERYNMLMANYLRDNKHALMVAYVVYGVDSLFLSRFLGVTGFSRTGAVSIIEKVTGGKLTYRDAIKDIVKSIVHISNLISSRT; encoded by the coding sequence ATGCATGATTTAATAATCGTCGGCAGTGGACCAGCAGGCAATACGGCAGCCCTAGTAGCCTCTAGGCTTGGTATTAGGGCATTGATTATTGATAAGTCTAGGCACCCCAGGGCTAAGCCATGTGGTGGGGGGTTAACACCTAAGACTATTGCCTTATCAAGACTGCTTGGGCTTGATTTAAGTGAAGTAATTGAGCATGAGTGTGATGAAGTGGTTACAGTGACGCAGGCTGGTTCATTCGCCATGAGGTTTAAGGAACCTATGATAAGGGTATCAAGAAGGGAGAGGTTGGATGAATTCATGTTTAATGAGGCTGTTAATAATGGTGTTGAGTACGTTAATGACGAGGTCCTTAAGGTTAAGGAAACGCAGGATAAGGTTGAGGTCATAGGTAGGAATAGTATATACGAGGCTAAGTGGGTTATTGGGGCTGATGGAGCACCATCAAGGGTTGGTAGATCAATTGGCATAACGCCTAAGTCAAGCGCATTAGCTCTAATGAACATAGCCTCAGGTGAACTAAGCATTAATACTGGGGACGCCTGCATACTTGACTTCACTAGAATTAAGTGGGGTTACGCCTGGCTATTCCCACTGAGCCATGGTTACTATGATGTTGGGCTCGGCTCAGCCCTAAAGGGAAGGTACAGTGATTTACTGCTTAATTACATTGGTGAACTTGGCTTAAAACCAGGCAGAATAATGGGCCACCTAATACCCTACAAGCCACCTACCGTAGTATCAGTGGGTAGAATCATGCTAACCGGAGATGCGTTAGGTTTAGCAGACCCAGTCACTGGTGAAGGAATATTTCAAGCAATGTTAAGTGGGGCATTGGCAGCCCTATCACTAAGGTACAGTAACCCAACTGAACGCTACAATATGCTCATGGCTAATTACCTCAGGGACAATAAACACGCATTAATGGTAGCGTACGTGGTTTATGGCGTTGACTCATTATTCCTAAGCCGATTCCTAGGAGTAACCGGTTTCAGTCGAACTGGCGCAGTAAGCATTATTGAGAAGGTTACTGGAGGTAAATTAACGTACAGGGATGCCATTAAGGATATCGTTAAGTCAATAGTGCACATCAGTAATCTAATATCATCCAGGACATGA
- a CDS encoding thermopsin family protease codes for MRQLVLILAIIILTISITVVNAINAVGVSDNGTAELWNGTLVTYTYHVNAVMGYLTLYNSSFASIGFAPGNVASVQLNLVVTNGVQYFWIQDIAHFEKFNGTYYMVWFWDDLWNITEVNAYLNVKLISGNRSFPSYQSYAAYYRYVAPPIMLVKAPFTVSCMVTVNLTHGYVNVNYWYRLNNTQFDTGWVKYDSVLIKVNSTRAYITIGGFNPGNLSNDVEWVVGGYTAAAQLYVNEWNATIMLLYRYSNDWFTVVGGQSRSFDTGESVNPVAGISEKYINGVVRQMPGRVNSTYLWLINASVGLRHGKLIISVTPSKARWVAAVKGKVMGIPLNSSKMMINISNWTSGKYDLVITLYAGNTSVYKYTYVLIIRGVGMRLWLIPLLVILIIAIVAYCGILKYGIRVKSRGV; via the coding sequence ATGAGGCAACTAGTACTAATACTAGCCATCATTATTCTTACGATCTCCATCACCGTGGTTAATGCAATTAACGCAGTTGGTGTATCGGATAATGGTACAGCAGAATTGTGGAATGGTACCCTAGTAACTTACACGTATCACGTTAACGCTGTAATGGGTTACTTAACGCTCTATAACTCATCCTTCGCCTCAATAGGCTTTGCCCCAGGTAATGTGGCTAGTGTTCAATTAAACCTAGTAGTCACTAATGGTGTTCAATACTTCTGGATTCAGGATATCGCTCACTTTGAGAAGTTCAACGGAACATACTACATGGTTTGGTTCTGGGATGACCTATGGAATATTACTGAAGTTAACGCTTACCTTAATGTTAAATTAATAAGCGGTAATAGGAGCTTCCCAAGTTACCAATCCTACGCCGCCTACTATAGGTATGTGGCGCCACCAATAATGCTTGTTAAGGCACCCTTCACGGTATCATGCATGGTTACTGTTAACTTAACGCATGGCTACGTTAACGTGAATTACTGGTACAGGCTGAATAACACACAGTTTGATACAGGGTGGGTTAAGTACGATAGTGTATTAATCAAGGTTAATTCAACAAGGGCCTACATAACCATTGGCGGATTCAACCCAGGTAACCTAAGCAATGACGTTGAGTGGGTTGTTGGAGGCTACACTGCTGCGGCTCAATTGTATGTAAATGAGTGGAACGCCACAATAATGCTCCTATACAGGTACTCCAATGATTGGTTTACCGTGGTGGGTGGGCAATCTAGATCCTTCGACACAGGTGAGTCAGTTAACCCTGTGGCTGGGATAAGTGAAAAATACATTAATGGTGTAGTGCGTCAAATGCCAGGTAGGGTGAATTCAACCTACCTATGGCTCATAAATGCATCAGTGGGCTTAAGGCACGGTAAGTTAATTATAAGCGTAACGCCAAGTAAGGCAAGATGGGTTGCTGCAGTTAAGGGTAAGGTAATGGGCATACCGTTAAATTCAAGTAAGATGATGATTAATATTAGTAATTGGACTAGCGGTAAGTATGATTTAGTAATAACGTTGTATGCCGGTAACACCAGTGTCTATAAGTACACTTATGTATTAATCATTAGAGGTGTAGGCATGCGGCTTTGGCTAATCCCCCTATTAGTAATACTAATCATTGCTATTGTTGCCTACTGTGGAATTCTTAAATACGGCATTAGGGTTAAGTCACGTGGGGTTTAG
- a CDS encoding Gfo/Idh/MocA family oxidoreductase — MVIKVAIVSFAHVHAPSHAEQLIRRRTEKADVEVIGVYDDDSERAKFYTNRYGFRLFDNINDLIKAKPDVAVVDSETSKHRNYIELLAENNINIFCEKPIGINFKDAVDISNIVKRHGILFTTGFNSRLNPENAKAREILASGVLGRVSMIRIRVAHPGAIDKWFKGWSEWFTVSQYSGGGGFLDLGIHGADLLRFLLNDDAVEAHGLVNNFTGNYNIDDQGVGILRFSKGTLGILDAGWTQVIEGLPWSPLEVYGEKGSLVRTELGLMYFTRDQGGWVKPRVQGVQRTTLDELIDAVAKGSPLSVTVDDAVKAQEIIEAIYRSSMEGKAIKLPLT; from the coding sequence ATGGTTATTAAAGTAGCGATAGTAAGCTTTGCCCATGTCCACGCTCCAAGTCACGCCGAGCAGTTGATTAGGAGGAGGACTGAGAAGGCTGATGTAGAGGTTATTGGGGTTTATGATGATGATTCTGAAAGGGCCAAGTTCTACACTAATAGGTATGGCTTTAGGCTATTCGACAATATTAATGATTTAATTAAGGCTAAGCCTGACGTAGCTGTTGTTGATTCTGAAACCTCTAAGCATAGGAATTACATTGAACTGTTAGCCGAGAATAACATTAACATCTTCTGTGAGAAACCAATCGGCATTAACTTTAAGGATGCTGTTGATATTAGTAATATCGTTAAGAGGCATGGTATACTATTCACCACGGGCTTCAATTCAAGGCTTAATCCGGAGAACGCCAAGGCTAGGGAAATCCTAGCAAGCGGCGTCTTAGGCAGAGTAAGCATGATTAGGATCAGGGTGGCTCACCCTGGTGCAATTGACAAGTGGTTTAAGGGTTGGAGTGAGTGGTTTACCGTGAGCCAATACTCAGGGGGTGGGGGTTTCCTAGACCTAGGCATACATGGCGCGGACTTACTAAGATTCCTCCTCAATGATGATGCAGTCGAGGCGCATGGCCTAGTGAACAATTTCACAGGCAATTACAATATTGATGATCAGGGTGTTGGTATATTAAGGTTCTCTAAGGGTACCTTGGGGATACTTGATGCTGGTTGGACTCAAGTCATTGAGGGTTTACCATGGTCTCCTCTAGAGGTCTATGGTGAGAAGGGTTCATTAGTGAGGACTGAGTTGGGTTTAATGTACTTCACGAGGGATCAAGGTGGGTGGGTTAAGCCTAGGGTTCAGGGGGTGCAGAGGACTACATTAGATGAGTTAATTGACGCCGTAGCTAAGGGTAGCCCCCTAAGCGTAACAGTTGATGATGCTGTTAAGGCACAGGAAATAATAGAGGCTATTTACAGGAGCAGTATGGAGGGTAAGGCCATTAAACTACCCTTAACGTAG